The window GCCACCTTCACCCTCAAAGCAAGCACCCCCACCGCCACCCTCCCCTTCAAAGAAAGCTCCCCCACCGCCACCAAAGAAGATGGCCCCGCCTCCACCAAAACTgtcgccgccaccaccacctcgAACCCCTGTCCACCCTCCACCAGCCCCAGTGGCACCACTGCCACCATCACCACCCCACATCCCCCCACCGTCGCCTCCACCACCAAGCCCGCACCACACCGTAATCATCGTCGTGTTCGTTTCCCTTGGCGGCCTCTTCTTCCTCGCATTCCTCGCGGCGGCCCTCTGTTGCTgcctcaagaagaagaaaaagaagatggccGCCAAGGCGGAGGTCGTGGACGTCGAGGACCACGTGCACATCCATGAGACTGTCGTTCCAGGACCCCATGGCGAACAACTGGTGGCCCTGTCGATCGACGAAGACATCAAAGTCCACGAGGTGATCAAGAAGGGTGAATTGATCGGCGAGACCTCAATCAGGGAACCTGCACTGGAACGACCTCATTCAAACGACGAAGCCACTGCAGGTTCTTCCGGAACCATTCACCACAACCTCGTTGAACACAGAAATCAGTAGGCGACTGACGGTGAGAAGTGCGACTGATTCGCCAATAAGGATGCTCGTGTGGAGTGAAGCTGTTCGATGTGGTTACTGTTGTGTTCATTGTCATATGTTGTGTTTATTGTGATTCCTTTATGTCCATATCATCTGGCAAATTATTCTAATGTTATATCATTTATTAGATCTGAGTTCATTTAGTAAGTGATGAACACAACCTTCGATAAACTATCAAGATTAATACAATACTATTTCAAGTTAGAAGATTAGTTTTTGAAGATTAATCGGAGGCTTTTTCCTTGTCAATATAACAACACAACACAACAAGCATAATGGACTTCTTCTTCGTCGGATGCACAGAGTCCAGCTTATGCAAACGACTGCTCTTCTGGCCTCCATGAAGTTACTCTTCTTCTACTGAGAAGCCACTACTTACTGCAACCTACTCTTACTGCAAATGGCAGGTGGATCAGTATAACATGTTTCCATCACAAAAAAGAGAAGAACCAATCCGATACACAAGACTCGACCATATCGCAAAGTGGCAAACTTATTATTAGTCTACCTAAACTCTTCAAGTTTTACTAGACAGCAGTTGCAGAAGAGAAACACATCTTTCATAGAAAGAGAAGTAGATTGCACCTTTCATCCAGTTTTTGGCAATCTATTACCCCAAAAATTACCAACTATAGCATAAATAAAAGCATAAAACATAAGAATCCTGGATTGCCAATCCATACCATGGTTTACATAAGAACAACAATAAACAAGCAGCTCAAAGGGATTTCAGCACAGCAATACAAGCACCACTGTCCTGAAGAGTCGAACGCTTTTTCACATGCTAGCTAGCTACATAATAGATTCCCTGGTACAACCTTATTCTCGCACAAGAACAAAGAGTTCTCGCGGTCAGTCAGCCGTCCAGCTCTGCTCCACGATCTCACGAACTCTCCGGTTATATTCACGCTTGTTTTCGCTGAACAGCCGAGCTGCCTCAGAATTTGCAGGCGAGTTTGGATTTGGATCACAGAGCAGTGACTGCACAGGAAGATTGTGAAAATGCTGGGAAAAAGGTGGTAGATCTAATTCTAAATGAAAAAAAAGCAAACGTGATCATAAACCGCATAAAATTTCTCCCCTCTTCTTGGTCCGTCTTCCATTTATGACCAGAATCGAAATGCTAAGACTTTCTGCAGGATCTTTTAGTTTATAACACAACGTAATATATTCCGAAGGCACATTTTATAATAACCCAATTAATTATACTAAATGATTGTACACACTTATCCAAGTTCACAATCAACTAGAAAAACATGCTACAAAACTTTCCAAGGGCTCCCAGCAACAGTTTGATCGTTGATAAAGCTTTTATGCTGATCGATTTGATTGAGATGTACTACTTTCCAATCGTATCCGATTTGGATTTTATTGGTCAAAAGATGAAGAGGCTATGTATTTACCTTATATTCTATAGTTGATTGAATCATAAGTTTATATTCCATTCTAACCCTTCAAGGACATAATTTTTTTCTAAGAGAATATGGTTCTACGGAGATATGAGACTGGCTAACTATGAGACAAAAACTGCACAGAAGTTTCTCTTACTATTGTAAATCTTTTAGTATAAACTAAACAGAGTTTGTTGGTACCATTTGCAGGTAACAAAAACAAATTCTTAAACATGCCTAATAGGTCAGACAAAGACTCGAGTAATGAAAGTCACTGCTTTATCAGATACTAACAAGGAAAGATCAAGATCATTTTTGCATGCTTGTGATCGATCATAAAATGTCAAACATCAACGAGTATTACGGCAGATCATATAATGAAGCACAAGCTTCTCAAAGAACTAAAGAAGGCTACAAGAAAAACAGAGGGAACTAATAGTCAATCTGTATGGTTCATTTTGTAGGGTGTAATCACTGTCAACCAAAATCTGAATCAAATCATGACCTAAAGTTATAGGCTTAGCTTTCTAATAAAACAATTAACGTTGTTGTAACTCTCCAGAAGAATTTCAGAAAATACAGTTGTGAGGTGACAGGTAACCTAGAGCAGTAATAGATGGCATATTAAATGAAGTTAAATCCCATATGGtactaaaagatatatatattatatgtcgaGAAGGCTCCACAAAAGGCAAAACATTCTTTAATGAATAAAAGATTTTGGCATGATGTCTACAGATTTCTATGGTAAGGTTTCTTGTTAAAAAAACAGAGTTACTTTGTGATCAAGATATGTACCAAATATACCACT of the Musa acuminata AAA Group cultivar baxijiao chromosome BXJ3-2, Cavendish_Baxijiao_AAA, whole genome shotgun sequence genome contains:
- the LOC103975285 gene encoding protein TRACHEARY ELEMENT DIFFERENTIATION-RELATED 7A — its product is MAFLPSPRNYGFPFFFSPPPPKVSPFRAPPPSPKVSPFTPPPPSPSKQAPPPPPRRSPPPPSPSTQAPPPPPRRSPPPPSPSKQAPPPPPSPSKKAPPPPPKKMAPPPPKLSPPPPPRTPVHPPPAPVAPLPPSPPHIPPPSPPPPSPHHTVIIVVFVSLGGLFFLAFLAAALCCCLKKKKKKMAAKAEVVDVEDHVHIHETVVPGPHGEQLVALSIDEDIKVHEVIKKGELIGETSIREPALERPHSNDEATAGSSGTIHHNLVEHRNQ